GCGGGCGCGCGCTGCTCTCGTCCACGATGTCGAGCCCGTAGACCTCCGCGCCGCGCAGGCGCAGGATCAGCGCGGCCAGCAGGCCAATCGGGCCGAGCCCGGCGACGAGGCAGCGCCGCTCGAACAGCCAGTTCGGCGTGGCAGGCGCGTCGGGCAGGCGCGCGACCTGCACACGTACTGCCTCGTCAATCGCCTTCTCCGCGACCGAGAGCGGCTCGGTCAGCACGCCGACGGCCGCCAGTTCGGGCGGCACGCGCACGGCATATTGTTCCTTGTCCACGGCGTACTCGGCCTGGTAGCCGTCGAGGCCCCAGATGCCGCGCTCGCGGTACTTGCCGCTGCTGCACATGTCGGAGCGGTTCATGCCGCAGGCGACGCACTGGCCGCAGCCGCGCCGCACGGTGAAGACGGCGTAGTCGCCGAGCTTGACGCGCGTGACGTTCGAGCCGACGCCGACGACCTGGCCCATCATCTCATGCCCGATAACCAGATCGGCCTGGCCGTCCGGCACGAGCAAGCGTCCGCCGGCCGCTTCCTCGCGGTCCGTGCCGCAAATACCGACGCGCACAACGCGCAGCTTGACTTCGTCCGGCGCGTTGATGGCCGGTTCCAGCCGTTCCACCAGGCGCATGTCCGGCGTGCCGGGTACGACTGCGATTGCTTTCATGTGGCCCTCCCTGGGCGTGCATAGAATGGTTAGCATATATAACTAATCTAGCACGCCTTCAGGTTTTGGCCAATCGCGGGGGAGGATTTGCAGGGCTGGTTTTTCAGCGCGGGATGAGAGGCGACGGTAGGATGGACAGGTGCGGCGACGAGCGAGGGGGGAGGGCAAAGGCAGCGCGTTCACGATCGA
The DNA window shown above is from Chloroflexota bacterium and carries:
- a CDS encoding glucose 1-dehydrogenase, with translation MKAIAVVPGTPDMRLVERLEPAINAPDEVKLRVVRVGICGTDREEAAGGRLLVPDGQADLVIGHEMMGQVVGVGSNVTRVKLGDYAVFTVRRGCGQCVACGMNRSDMCSSGKYRERGIWGLDGYQAEYAVDKEQYAVRVPPELAAVGVLTEPLSVAEKAIDEAVRVQVARLPDAPATPNWLFERRCLVAGLGPIGLLAALILRLRGAEVYGLDIVDESSARPQWLKTIGGRYIDGRQVPADQVDDTVGEMELIFEATGVAALEFNLLDALAQDGVYVLTGIPGGNRPVEIHGAELMRQLVLENQVMIGSVNAARDHYQMAVDDLGTARLRWGDHVAKLISHRHAYTDAATALAQHPTDEIKCVIEWAPEGGASA